The Shinella zoogloeoides genome contains the following window.
CCCTCAAGGCCCGCCAGAAGGGCTGAGTCATAACCTGAACCCCTCAAGGGAGCTATCATGCGCATTCTCCGTCACGCCTTTGCAGGCGCCCTGTTCCTGGCAACCGCCACGAGCGCCTTCGTCGCCCAGGCCGCAGATTTCATCACGATCCAGCTCAAGGACGGCCCGGTCGTCATCGAGCTGAACGACAAGGCGCCCAAGCATGCCGAGCGCATCAAGGCGCTGGCCGCCGAAGGCAAATACGACAATGTCGCCTTCCACCGCGTGATCAAGGGCTTCATGGCCCAGACCGGCGACGTGCAGTTCGGCAACATGGAGAATGGCTTCCAGCCGCAGGCGGCCGGCACGGGCGGCTCCAGCCAGCCGGACCTTCCGGCAGAGTTCTCCGACATTCCGTTCGAGCGCGGCACGGTCGGCATGGCCCGTGCGCAGGATCCGAATTCCGCCAATTCGCAGTTCTTCATCATGTTCGCTCCCGGCGACTTCCTGAACGGCCAGTATACGGTCGTCGGCAAGGTCGTTTCGGGCATGGAGCATGTCGACAAGATCAAGCTCGGCGACGACGCCAACAACGGCTCGGTCACCGACCCGGACCGCATGATCAAGGTCACCGTCGGCAAGTAAGCCCCCAACATTTCGATTTTCGCCTGTTGCAATCGCGAAACCGCGACCCATTTGCGGGGCAGGCTTTAGAAGGAGAGAGACCATGGCCGAGATCAAGGATCCGGAAAACACCATCATCATGGAGACCACGAAGGGGAAGGTGGTCATCCAGCTTCTTCCGGATCTGGCACCGGGACACGTCGCGCGCATCAAGGAACTGGCGCGCGAAGGCGCCTATGACGGCGTCGTCTTCCATCGCGTGATCGAGGACTTCATGGCCCAGACCGGCGACGTCCAGTACGGCAAGACCGGCGGCAAGGACTTCAACCCGGCCCGCGCCGGCATGGGCGGCTCCGAAAAGCCGGACCTGAAGGCCGAATTCTCCAACACGAGCCATGTGCGCGGCACCTGCTCCATGGCCCGCAGCCAGATGCCGAATTCGGCGAACTCGCAGTTCTTCATCTGCTTCACGGATGCTCCCTGGCTCAACAAGCAGTATTCCGTCTGGGGCCAGGTCGTCGAAGGCATGGAAAACATCGACAAGATCAAGCGCGGCGAGCCGGTGCGCGATCCCGACACCATCGTTTCGATGAAGGTTGCCGCCGACGTGGCGGCCTGATAGAAAACCGGCGTTTTCGACCGCGCTCGCCACGGCGGGCGCGGTTTTTCTTTGTGCGCTTTTCAAGGACCGGCACCATGGCTGCATTCCTCTGGGCGCTGCTCGGCATTGCGGCCGGCGCGTGCATCGCAATTCAGGCTCCCATCAATGCCATGCTCGGCCGCGGGCTTGGCATGCCGGTCGCCGCCGCCTGCGTCTCGTTCCTGTCGGGCGCACTCATCCTTGCTCTCGTCGTCGCCACCACGGCCTCCTTCGAAGGCCGCTCGCCCGACTGGCGTGGGCCGGACCTCTGGCTCTATGTCGCCGGCGGCGCGCTCGGCACGGTCTATGTCACGACCGCCATCTTCCTGACGCCGCGCATCGGTGCTGCCGCCGTCATGGCTTTCGCCGTCTCCGGCCAGCTTCTCGCCGGCATCCTGCTCGACCGTATCGGCTTCCTCGGCATGGCCGTGCGCGAAATCTCCATGGGCCGCATTGCCGGCGCTGGACTGCTCGTCGCCGGTGCGCTGATGATCCGCTTCCTCTGAGTTTCCCATGCGCGTCGACCTCTTCGATTTCGATCTGCCGGAAGAAAACATCGCGCTGCGTCCGGTGACGCCGCGCGAGGCGGCAAAGCTGCTCGTCGTCCAGCCGGAAACCGAAACGCCCTATCTCGATCGCACCGTCGGCGACCTGCCGTCGCTGCTGCGCGCGGGCGATGCGCTGGTCTTCAACGATACGCGCGTCATCCCGGCCCAGCTCGAAGGCATCCGCCATCGCGAAGGAGCGGGCGGCCAGAAGGTGTCCGCGACGCTGCACATGCGCATTGCCGGTGACCGCTGGAAAGCCTTTGCCAAGCCCGGAAAACGCATCAAGCTCTACGACCGCATCACCTTCGGCGCGGGCGAGGAACTCTCGGCAATCGTCGAGGAGAAGGGCGAGGGCGGCGAGGTCACCCTGCATTTCGACGCGTCCGGCCCCGCGCTGGACCGCGCGATCGCGACGGTCGGCCATATCCCGCTGCCGCCCTACATCGCCTCCAAGCGCGCCGACGACGAGGCGGATCGCAAGGACTACCAGACGATCTATGCCCGCGAGGAAGGGGCCGTCGCCGCGCCCACCGCCGGCCTCCACTTCACCGATGCGCTCTTCGAAAAGCTCGACGCGCTCGGCGTCGAACGGCATTTCGTGACGCTGCATGTCGGTGCAGGCACCTTCCTGCCGGTCAAGGCGGACGATACGACCGAGCACGTCATGCACGAGGAGATCGGCTACGTCTCCGAAGAAACCGCTGCCGCGCTCAACGCGGTGAAGGCGAGGGGCGGGCGCATCGTCTCGGTCGGCACGACCTCGCTGCGCCTGCTCGAAAGCGCAGCCGATCCGGATGGCACGATCAAGCCCTGGTCTGGCGCGACGGGCATCTTCATCACCCCCGGCTACCGCTTCCGCACGGCCGACATCCTGATGACCAATTTCCATCTGCCGAAGTCGACGCTCTTCATGCTCGTTTCGGCCTTCTCCGGCCTCAAGACGATGCGCGGCGCCTATGCCCATGCGATCTCGACCGGCTACCGCTTCTATTCCTACGGCGACTCCAGCCTGCTTTTCCGGGACCACCGATGACCGATACCTTCCAGTTCAAGCTTCTCGCCACCGACGGCAAGGCCCGCCGCGGCGAGGTCTCCATGCCGCGCGGCACGATCCGCACGCCGGCCTTCATGCCCGTCGGTACGGTGGGCACGGTCAAGGCGATGTATCTCGACCAGGTGCGCGAGCTTGGCGCCGACATCATCCTCGGCAACACCTACCACCTGATGCTGCGCCCTGGCCCGGAGCGCGTCGCCCGCCTCGGCGGCCTGCATGAGCTGATCCGCTGGCCGCACCCGATTCTCACCGATTCGGGCGGCTTCCAGGTCATGTCGCTCTCCGGCCTTCGCAAGCTCGACGAGCAGGGCGTCACCTTCAAGAGTCATGTCGACGGTGCGCTGCACCACATGTCGCCGGAGCGCTCTATCGAGATTCAGGGCCTGCTCGACAGCGATATCCAGATGCAGCTCGACGAATGCGTGGCGCTGCCGGCGTCCCCGAAGGAAATCGAGCGCGCCATGGAAATGTCGCTGCGCT
Protein-coding sequences here:
- a CDS encoding DMT family transporter, whose amino-acid sequence is MAAFLWALLGIAAGACIAIQAPINAMLGRGLGMPVAAACVSFLSGALILALVVATTASFEGRSPDWRGPDLWLYVAGGALGTVYVTTAIFLTPRIGAAAVMAFAVSGQLLAGILLDRIGFLGMAVREISMGRIAGAGLLVAGALMIRFL
- a CDS encoding peptidylprolyl isomerase; its protein translation is MAEIKDPENTIIMETTKGKVVIQLLPDLAPGHVARIKELAREGAYDGVVFHRVIEDFMAQTGDVQYGKTGGKDFNPARAGMGGSEKPDLKAEFSNTSHVRGTCSMARSQMPNSANSQFFICFTDAPWLNKQYSVWGQVVEGMENIDKIKRGEPVRDPDTIVSMKVAADVAA
- a CDS encoding peptidylprolyl isomerase — translated: MRILRHAFAGALFLATATSAFVAQAADFITIQLKDGPVVIELNDKAPKHAERIKALAAEGKYDNVAFHRVIKGFMAQTGDVQFGNMENGFQPQAAGTGGSSQPDLPAEFSDIPFERGTVGMARAQDPNSANSQFFIMFAPGDFLNGQYTVVGKVVSGMEHVDKIKLGDDANNGSVTDPDRMIKVTVGK
- the queA gene encoding tRNA preQ1(34) S-adenosylmethionine ribosyltransferase-isomerase QueA, with the translated sequence MRVDLFDFDLPEENIALRPVTPREAAKLLVVQPETETPYLDRTVGDLPSLLRAGDALVFNDTRVIPAQLEGIRHREGAGGQKVSATLHMRIAGDRWKAFAKPGKRIKLYDRITFGAGEELSAIVEEKGEGGEVTLHFDASGPALDRAIATVGHIPLPPYIASKRADDEADRKDYQTIYAREEGAVAAPTAGLHFTDALFEKLDALGVERHFVTLHVGAGTFLPVKADDTTEHVMHEEIGYVSEETAAALNAVKARGGRIVSVGTTSLRLLESAADPDGTIKPWSGATGIFITPGYRFRTADILMTNFHLPKSTLFMLVSAFSGLKTMRGAYAHAISTGYRFYSYGDSSLLFRDHR